The Lycium barbarum isolate Lr01 chromosome 4, ASM1917538v2, whole genome shotgun sequence nucleotide sequence TATGTAAAATGAAAAATGTGTGGTGAATTCATTGACTcattaaataaaaaattcataaCAATTGAATCAAATAAGTATAGAACATGCATGTGATGTAtaactataacaatcaaacaaaatGTAGTAACAAACAACTTCAATATTGTTCCGTAAAATGAGTTTTAGTTAGCTTTTAAACATTTACTTAAAAAGCCTATCGCTAAATGAACAAAAAGATTATAACTCAAACTTAGCATTAAGAATTAATTATACACCACAAATACTTACAAGGAGGATCATACAAGAGGTGTTTGTTAGAGGTTCCCAGTGGACAACACTCACAAAATAATTGGATGAGCTGATTTTCTAACCTTAGTCTACTAGTTTTGTTTATTGTTTGAGTTGTTTTGATGTGATAAAGGCTAGCTTTGATCGCTGCTAGGCTGTTCTGCCATAGTAGTGTTTTGACATTGGACAACAGTAGCTGTTTGTAATGAAAAAATCTCTTTTAATTGCCAAAAAAGAATTAATTATACAATCGGATGTGGTACCAATTCTTAAACGAATTGCATCACGAACGAAGCTGACTAATCAATGCTTAAAAGTGATAAAGTTATACACGTATTtataaattatatatgtataaaaatatttataaattgtgtatatataatcgGATCGGTTTGGtctcggtttgactttttttagttaaaaccaaaccaaacctattatgatcgggttttttttaTCCAActccaaaccaaaccaaaccaaacaaacctttactcgggtttttttttcccggtttggttcggtttgtcggtttggtgcggtttgtcgattTTCTTTGTACAGCCCTAGCTGCAAGTGTAGGATGAGAAGCAGCCAAAGACAAAGTAGTAACCATTGAAACTCCAGTGGCAAATTTCTCAACAAGATCATCTTCTGTAAGGTCCAACACCTCTGGGCTGAATACCGATCCATTATCGTATACAGaagtaaaacttacacaaatagctaccttttaatagcttctaactagtgatagctacaagttgaagatttacaattcatagctgcttttggctgtatttcagttgtatctcgcatTTTTGAAACACagtgaaatataatgaaatacaaaacacgttagagtaaatttaggctctatttttggaacatattttttttttatatttctgagagaaaaaataggctatatttttggaacataatattcttttcctttttaaatagtaagtcaaattaaatcaaccatatttcacacaaatcactgaagagtaaaatcaagccctatttatggaacactttaaaaaaaaatatgggattcaatttaaaacttcccataaatcacgcataacggttgttcttccataaaagcttacgaatctctctcaacttttatcacaatcaaaaccttttgaattcaaaaaccactaaagatctaAAAACTTCCAAATACAGCAAAATAAAcactgaaatataatgaaatatggttaattgtttaagaaatataaagttgtaatatacgtatatacaatggaatacaatgaaatatatcagaaactgtttcataaattagaaatacagcgaaatacaaaagtCATGAAAACAAAATgtagtaaaaataggctctatatttggaacattcactatatttacactaaaaaaagataaatacattgaaatacaacgaaataatGTACTTAAATATACTGTTTGTTAATAcacagaaatacactgaaatatactgaaacattttatcaaacacttggtgggcatgaagctccacaattctcatcaatggtgttctcATGGGAAAGAAGTGAGTCGTCTCAGATTGTTACAAAAATGATGTTATCCAGAGATAAAGACTTTCAATTGGACTAGTTAATAAAGCTTCACTTCGTCGTCCTTCACCGTTGTTAAAGCTCTTTTCTTCACTCCGTCGTCGACCATGGCTTCACTCCGTCGTCGACCTTCACTCCGTCGTCAACCATGGCTCATTTTAATAAAGCTTCACTCCGTCGTCGATCATGACTGCTACTACTACTGTAGGATTCTTCTGATTTGTAAGAGAAAATAAGATCTAGGACAGGTGATGGAACAGAAGCATATGGAGTTCAGATCTGAAGAACTAGAACCTTAAGGTTTTTTTCGAGTTTGGAGATGGAGATGGTAGTAATAGTGGTGGTGGTGTTGACGGCGGCGTGGGTAGTGCAGATAGAGAAGGGAGAGAGGGGTAAGTGAGGGGAAGGAGAAAGAGGCTGGAGATAGAGTAAGGGAGGGAGAGAGGCGGCAATGAGGGGAAGGAGAGAGAGGAAAGGgaattttttttagggtttggagaagatgataaatcttaaatgtgtagtgagggagaatagagaggtacatgtattttaaaagttactggaccagttatgaaattttgaaaaaataaagctacgaaaattaaataaaaaataagatagttattattcataaataagtcttacaGAATGGTCTAATTCCAAGCTTGGCTGATAGGGCTGCTTCTGATGAGCCCACTTTTTCACCTTTCTTGATGAGTTCCACTGGTGTTACGATTTCAACAATTGCCCTGTTGATCTAGGTGGGGAATGTTTAGCACCTACATACTGTAAACCAAAAATTGCACAaaattattgataaattttaatGGGAAAATTATAGCCCAATACCTTTGGACaatctagtttacaaaatagcCAATAAAtctataggttttgtatatttatacttggatataaataaatatacatatggtatacatATCAGTATATAGATTTTCTATGCTTAGACTACTGTTGCTAATTTAGTTTGACCGACGGTACATTTACATagtgtaaaataatattttaaactaTCAAATCATCTGAATAAAAATGTTAGATTAATAACCTGAAAAATGAAGCATGTTAGCATTGTTACAACGGGTTAAAATACATTGATACAATGAGTGTGAATAAGTAAAACATAAAATTGTACTCATATGAGATAATAACCAGGATGACGGAAGTTTGAGAAGGATCAAGGCCAGTGTTGCCAGGAGGGACAATCACATCAACTGGAGCAACTAATCCAACACCTGCGGGAGCTCCAATATGTTTGCAATGACAAAACAGTTAAATAATAAAAAAGTGAGTTTTACAAATTTAAGTTAGTATACAGTGAATAATCAATATAGTATAATTATTTTATAATGTATATACATTTGTTATACACTACGTATTTGCTAGTGATAAGTGATAACTACAAACTGTTACGATTAGGCGTGTAAACTTTTTTTGTAGCACGGAGACAAAATCTTAAGATCCCATTTCAATTTAATAGATTCGAGTTTTGTATTCCTTGAAAGTATTTATAATACCTTTTTAGGATTTTTACACATGCATATTGTATCTAAGGTACAAGCAAAAAAATGATGGGAACCAAAAACTCAACAATTAAGGTCTGCTCATGACTACATATCGAGGTAGGATTTTATGAAATAGAACACATCAAGGTACATCAAAAAACGTACAAGACAAAATATCAGTGTTGAAAGGTCCCTCTGGTGGCCAAAATCACACCTCATAGCCTACCTAACCTTTCTTGTTTATCGTTTATTTAAAACGTAACCGCCAAAATGTCCAAAAAGGATTGAGGGACTGTATGTTTCACTCAAAGTACCTAaagcctatgttgctcggacccttcacttttgccgccgtacccgtgtccgacacgacacgacacgggtttgggtacggaattcgtgtcggatccggtcaatagagatcggatactttgaccgaaattcatgaccaaattaaagaaaaattttgagattatgatttctcaagataacaaaaagtagagatttgaagacatgagatggcataccttcaatattatgtaGAAAATTTAACTAGTTTCTCGGAGCACGCAATCTAGCACCTAGTAGAATGGAAGATTGAATCACATGTTTGGTACAAACTACATGTAGGTGCTTCCACAAAAAGCTCTCATAATCTAGGCATATTCTTGTAGCTAtattattagaattttgaattatttttgccgaatccccgcacccatatccgtacccggatccgtacccacgaatcttaaaatttagatcatgccgagtccgacctctagatccatacccgtatccgacacccgcacccgagtccgagcaacatagcctaAAGCAAATCCATCAAATATGAATAACTGAGTCTAGCACGTAAAATTACATTAGTAATGTAAACTTATCTTTTTGTAATCGTAATTGTGTACAGATTAAATTCTTTTAATTAATAAAAGTTGACATATGTTGATATTTGCTGCAAATAATTTAGTATATCAAAATTTAATATTTCATTTTGTAGCTAGCTCTTGAGAAAGATATTTTTGGATAGGTAAACAGTTTTTGCTAACATTTTAGAATTATTCAGTATTTAATCACTCTTTAATATGGAAATGACTTCTGATGCCATAGTTAAAATATGAAAGAATTCTTGAAGTTTGAACCCATGAAGAGTTTAATTTCATGAATCATTTATGGAATTGAAACTAATTTTCACATTAGATTGTGAGAGTTTGAAAGACGAATCATCTATGGAGTTTGAACTGATAAAGGATTGAACTCCATGAATCGTCCATGGAGTTTGAAACTCTAAATTATTCTATTTAAGTTTTTACTTGTCAAAATTTCAAACTCCACGTGCACTGAAACTGTTCCGCATTTCAGCTAGGTTTATTTTTGTACAAATGTTATTTTCGGCTTAAAAAATGAGTTATTTCTCAATTGCATTTTGAAAAGTGGCTAAATATAACAAACGGTCTGCAAACTGGTCATCCGAGCTAGTTTTTTTGCTGACCAAGATAGTTTTGTTGGCCCAAGCCCGACTGCTATATAAGCCAATAGTCCAATAGCCACTTCCCGAATTTTAAAAGAGCAATCTGGAAGGATATGGACCAAGCCCAGGTACCAAATAAAAGGAGGAGTATCCAGGGGGCCATTTGCACTTTCGTCCTATTTTGTGTTGGTATTTTATTTTTGTCCCTCAATGCAAGTACTTTTATCGCaggacataaatttatatttttgcattataTAGTATTTAACAAATTATGTCCACGcctttaaagaacttatgcctcaCTAAACATACGTTCGATTTTGAATGCCATAAATTAAATATCAGTCCATctgaagggaaaaaaaattaaagaccagtccatttgaaggacaaaacgtGCAATTACTTGCCAACCCATTTGAAgaacaaaccgtgcaatttcttgaAGTAATTGCacgttttgtccttcaaatggactggtctttaatttttgtccttcaactgGGCTGGTTTTCAATTTTGCTCTTCAGAATCCAATTTATGCCTAGAGtgacataagttctttaaggactctagcataacttgtggatattatgatgcataaattaggcataagttcgattgtGAAGGGAAAAAAAAGTAGGTatgcatttggccatgaaaaacaaatattattcactttatttggaattttgaagttggagttaaagataaaattgtgtttggttatagtttttgcaaagaatttcactttatttggaattttgaagttggagttgaagataaaattgtgtttggttatagtttttgcaaagaatagtTGGTTGTTTgaaatgtattgaaagtgaaaaagtgaaaacaaggttttagGTGTTTCTTAAATTCCAAATATAATTATTTGAAATTTTCaaggccaaacgctgatttccaaaaaaaagtgaattttccccaaaaaagtgaaaaattctcatagctaaagaccagcccatttgaaggagaaaaattatggcaacttacataaataactaccttttaggAGCAATTAACCATCCATAACAACTTTTTCATATTTACAATTCGCAACTACATTAGGCATTTTCGCTATATTTGAtgtatttcaatttatttgaataCACTGGTCAATTGTATCTGATGTCacatgtatttgaatgtattcgagCTGTCACAAAATTGAATGTATTTATTGTATTTGAATGTATCTCATATGTCttgtatctcatatgtatttgagTTTCTGAGTCAAAATACATATGAcgaaatacactcaaatacactcAGATACAAGGAGAAGAAGCTaggaaaaatatgtaagaaaaataATGTGGTTGGTGGGTTCGAACCTAGGCGGGCAGGGGCAGAACCCATACCCAATAACCACTCCAGCCACAGGCGCTTGATGTATTTTGATATAGCTATGAACGATAATTTATAAAATTactgtagctactaaatataaataaattaaaagatagttattatcaataattaccttTTAGAGGTAGCAATGCCAAGTAATtatttcaaaaattaaagaccagggcAAAAtagggtcaaaagtgcaaatgacccaatttCTTCGTTTCCCTAGCCCATTGGTCCGACATTGACAATCCAGGCCCAAAAGGCTCAACTCTCtcataaaataaacaaaaaacagaAAGTATGTTGAAGCTTTTAGTCCCTAGACTCAAATTGTTCAATTTACCACCATTACAATTTTGTAAGCAAAACTTTGTGAAATCTGAGTCTTTATCATTGTAACTATGTCTTCAAACAACCCTTCTCAGCTACTTCCATCTGGTAAGTACAACTTTGACCCTTTTGATTTTTGGTGTTAGGTCTAAGTTTTATGTTTCTTGAGATGGGGTTTTTGAGTTTATGGATTTAATTTTGCAGAGTTGATTGATCGTTGCATTGGTTCAAAGATATGGGTAATAATGAAAGGTGATAAGGAACTTGTTGGTACACTTAGAGGCTTTGATGTTTATGTTAACATGGTTCTTGAAGATGTTACTGAATAGTAagtcttttttcttctttcttttttacttttactGCTGTGTGCCACTTATTTTTGTTGTCAAAGATTTTAACTTTACGGTTTTAGAATGCTATAATTTTGCCATTGTTTTGTCAAAGATTGTTACTTTACGGTTTTAGAATGCTATAATTTTGCCATTGTTTTGTCAAAGACTGTAACTTTAGGGTTTTAGTATGCTATAATTTTGCTATTTTGTCAAAGATTTTAACTTCAGGGTTTTAGGATGCTATAATTTTGCCATTGTTTTGTCAAAGACTGTAACTTTAGGGTTTTAGTATGCTATAATTTTGCTATATTTTGTCAAAGATTTTAACTTTAGGGTTTTAGGATGCTATAATTTTGTCATTGTTTTGTCAAAGGTTGTAACTTTAGGATTTTAGAATGCTATAATTTTGCCATTGTTTTGTCAAAGATTGTAATTTTGGGGTTTTAGAATGCTAAAAGTTTCCATTGTGTTTGTCAAAGATTGTAACTTTAGGGTTTTAGAATGCTAAAGGATTTCAGCATGTTTTCAATTGTGTGCATTGGAGCAGAGATTGGTTAAGTACACCAGTTTTGTATAGTCTTAGGCACCCGTTCAAATTTGCCGAGTTTAGGATTGCAATCTGTGTGTACTAATAAGAGAATTGGGGTTTAGTGTCCTATGTTGTTAAAAGAAGTTTAAGAATAAAGTTGTCAATTTTTGGCGAAGTTCGACCAAATATACCAGTTTGTAATGTGGAATTGCGAAATTTTTAATATCGATGTCAAATCCATGTCCTTCTAGCGAGTTAAGTAATGCATGTTCTTTTTGATGCTCTTGTCCTAGTACATCATACTAGCCATTAGATTTTATAATCATGGAGCTGGCTCCACCATGTTCATGTTGTAAAGTAATATATGGTCAACTTGGTATATTTTTGCACTTAAAATCATCCGTTGGGATTGTGAGTTTAGTTTCATTACTTTAATCATCTTCTTCTAGTTAGCAAAAAACAAGAGCATCTTCTTCTTGCTGTGGTTATTTATATCAATGCCTGCAATAGTCTGACGTAAGTTGCAATAAGTCTTCATTATTGCAAGCTAGTTGACATATCATGAGTAAATTGATAGTACAGATCTATAATTAAGCTTCCCTAATTCTTTGGCTCCTTCATTTTGTATAAATAGTTGGATCTGTATCTATGCACCTTTTATGTGCATGAAGTCCTCGTTCATGAAAATGTAGCTTCTCCTACTTGGAACTTGGGTCTAAATTTACCATGTACTCTTCACGTCCACTTGTTTGAAACTTTTGTTTGTAGTAACTACTAAGTTCTACACAGAATCTTCTTTAATCTGTGAGTTCTGCACAGTTTCTGTCTCACATTCTTTTAGAGAGCATAGGTAGTTATTGAAATTTGAGGTTTTAGGCTGCTTTTGCGGTTTTGCCTGCTGTTTGACGGTTTTTGTAGAAATTTTGGTCTCAAGTTCTAGTTTAGCTCAAGCAGGCGAGAGTTATTCTTTGTAATTTTCCATGGTAGCTCTGGATAAACCTGCCTGCACACCATCATAGTTCTGCTATGAGCTATAGTTGAAACTTGGAAGGATACTCCACTGCTCAACAACTTTCCTATATTTATTTAACTGCCATTTATGTATCACAGCTTGGCAACTTGACGCCTGACCTCTTGCACTGGGGACTAAAATTTAGCTTTGGTATCTCTATTGTAGTGAggatttaattttattttaaaacaaTTTCAGATGATAAGAGTTGAAAGTTCTCAGTCTGTCGTCATGATAAGTTCCtcatacaaaaagaaaaaaagaagaaatttttaATGTTGTAATTTTTCATGGTCAAAGAAGAAGTAACTTTTAAAACATAGATATTGGATAATAGTAGTATTATTTTGGGGGGCCTGATTTATATTTCCCAAGTGCTGTCAGATAGTTGTCTGTGCCCAAGGTCAGATTATCGACATCGGCATCGGTATTGGGGTAGCAACAAGATGCATTAGCTGATAACATATCCATCGCCCTTCCTCGGTTTAAATTTTTAAACAGAATACTGAGAATGCATTTAAATTATGGGCCTCTTAACTCATCTTATCCACGTGGAGTGGAAGCAGCTGTTCTTTGGTATCACATGGATAAAAGATATAGATCTGGGGGGAGGCTGAATTCTCACGTTTGTTCTGCCTTGTTTTGTCTAGTTGTCCCATCGAAGGTGAATGAATTGAATGACCAGATTCTTATTTGCATGTTCTTTCTGACGAATCAAAAAGAGACTATTGTATTATAAAGTATTTTTTTCAGAAGTTGATACCTAAAACATGTTCCTGAGTGCAGTACTTTGCATTCCTTGTAGCTTCGTTGTTTGTCTTGCAATGTCTGATGCAGAcagattcatttccacattctttTAGGGAGCACTAATAAAAAATATTTCTCAAAAAGAATATAATTAGATATTGGAAATAGAGGTTTGAGGCTGCAGTGATCTGCTGTATTGATGAGTTAGTATAAAATGTGGTCTCTCTTTAAGTCTTCTTTGGCTCCATCAGGTTAAAGTCATCCACTATAATTTTCCAAGTTAGCTCTGCATAAAAGTTAGTAGTCCTGTATTTTTAATGGAGCAGCCTGTCTGTGCAATTTGAAAAGCTCAGTCTCCCCCACCCTCGGATGTAGAAAGGTTTATTTTTCCCTGTAATGAGCTATAGTTGAAACGAGCCTTTTATCAATCCTCTACTCAACAACTTCCCAATCATGTTGCAGTGAGATCACTTCTGAAGGGCGGCGGATAACAAAACTTGATCAGATATTGCTTAATGGAAACAATATTGCTATCGTGAGTATAATCTAGCGTTTCGGAATAAAATCTTTCTTCATTTGTGTCCTctttactcttttttttctttgttattcTCCTATCTATCAATCCAGTAACAAACCCCTTTTTTCCCCAAATGCAGCTGGTTCCTGGTGGGTCACCACCTGATGAGTGATAATTGCGAGCAACTTGTGCTGCTTACTGAGACTAGTTGTTGAAGATCTCTGAGAGAAATCGAAAAGTCAAGCAATGTTCTCAATATGTATTTTCAGTTATTTCGTCGTATAATCTTATAATGAATCGGCATTGGCTAGGTTTTAGTAAATTATGAGTGTGTTCAGCTAGGCCCTACTTTATATAATGTAGTTGCATTATATTGAAAACGTTACGGTGATGTTGCAATGGTACTTTGACACTGATGTTGTTAAGCTGAATGGTAAAATCAATTGGATCTTTGACAATGTGCTCTTCATGAAACATTTCATTATTTGCAAGTTGAAGTTTGGCCATTTGTATTTGTCAAtttcttcaacttcaacttgataTAGGGAGTTTGAAAGTTGAAAACTTGTTGGAGGGGTCGTTTCACTTACGAAATCACAAAATTTCAATTTTCCATTCAAGTTTAATTCATATCGGAATACAATTTCAACTTCCTAAGTACTTGTTTCTCGGGGTGGAGGTGATATTTTAAACAGTGAGGCAAATTTTGTGATCGGGATTTATGATTTTATTAGTTGCCAATTTCTCTACACCTTTTCAATATTTAATCTCAAAACTTAGGCCTCGTAATTTAGTCAAGCTTTCATTTGTAATACAACTGAGATCTTCTGCTCTTTAAAAAATTGTAAGACCTATGGGTAGTCTTAATAACAAAACGAGCAGGGGTATTAACATACACACAGACGTTTCATGTGATGCATATTGGCAATCAAATGAACCGACAAATTAATCAAATTGTAAAACGTGACAGACAATCAGAATATATGGATATTAATAACTTTctctattttgaatattatgGAAGAGAGTTTGAATACGATTGTCATACAGTCACACAAGCGTGCATAAGAAGATtaagtgggcgtttggccataaaaattattcacttttttccgtattttttttttactttttttacttttaacgTTTagtcataaaaattattcacttttttccggagttgtactccggaatactaaaaacaagaaaaacttattttttttaaaatttcaattttttccaCTTTTTTATCCTACATTTCACTAAAAATTACAATTTTAAAAACTATGGTCAaatacaactccaacttcaactttaaaaattccaaaaaaagtaattttttttttgatatttatggccaaacgggccctaaatTTACCTCGTAAGGCATGCTAGTACTTTATTGTAAAATCCCGCGCAAAAGGCTCTTATCTATAACTCTTTCACTCTACTTTGCATTGGGATTTGGAAGTAATAGAAGTGATGATAAGCTGAGAAGTTTCttagagaaagaggagaaaaaaaaaatgaaaaacaagcAAAGAAAAAGAGAGGATATGATCCCAGTTGTGATCATAGAAAGTAGCAGTAGTGAGGAAGAAGaagataatgatgttgattatatttgTGATGAAGATAGTTGTGGTAAGTcgaagaagaggaagaaaatGTGTAGCCAAACTAAAGGTGGAGAAAGCAGCAGGAAAAGGGAATCCAAAATGTGTCAGAGGAATGACAAAGGCAGAGTGGTGTGTTGTTCCAAATGTAAAGTTAAAAGATATTGCCTTCCTTGCATCACTCGATGGTAAGTGAGCATAAATGGCAATGGGGCATGGCAGGTCAAATGACTAGTTAagctcccgtttggccataatttttttCTCAGTAACAGTGTTTGGTTATAAAAAGTGACCAGTTTTTGGCCATTTTTTGAAGATGAATTATTCAAGTTTTAGAAAGTGGTTTAGACTAGTTTTTGTTGTTTtctactcacaaaacttcaacttcttttaaaataaaatatatgtccaaacaaaattttaactttcaaaatcatttttcatcttATCTTCAAAAACTCTTTTTTCCGAGTTTCAACCAAATCTATATCCAAACGCTAGCTTAATGGGGCAGTGCAAAAAATTATTCAGGTCATGTCCGCCCAGTAGCCCACCTCACTTTTGAGAAGAGCAGCTTACACACATTGGAATTAATTACCAAATCTATGGTTGTGTGCTATAATGGGTAGTAGCTAGTGATATCAAAGAAGTGGCTTTTCTTGTTTGAATAGTTTTTCAATGTTTAAGAATGGTAGGTGTGTTATCAATGATTTTCATTTGCTTCTAAAGTGTCTGCAAATGATAATAGTTTCATCTCTCTACCTCTGTGTGTGTGCATCTGTGCTGCAAAGTCCTCAAAAAAAACTTTATCAAAAAGAAACTTATTATCTGCAAATGATGTTTTGGAGATCTTTTTTTGTGCTCATAATTTTTTCTTTTCGATATGTTAAGTGATCTAAATGGTACTTTGAAGATAGCTGCTTGTGGAAGTTGATGCCAAATCAGTTCTTAAAGTTGATGTGGAAGTAACACTTGGAAAAAGTTTTCACCTGAAGCTATGTGGTACAATGCTGATTTACGTTGTGAGCTAATGAGAATTGAGCTGTGTAACTTTATCGGTATAGCAAATTTGAGTTTAAAACATTTCTTAAGCACTGGTTGCTTATTTTCTAAGCTATTCTCTTTATAAGTGCTCATTTTCAGATTTTTCTAAGATATTCCTGGTACCATATGGTTATATTGTGTTAATTGTGCATGTAAAATCTGTGTTggtgatattgcaatgaaattacaattacaattgaaaaataaaaatgaaaaaataaaatttcttcggctgaggcgcggatatctcgctctctttaaggagattcaagcccactgcagtaAATTTACtggtccagcagtaatctttctgacttgtcccctccaggatacaacagcccgaacacgtcgtataactcaacaaactctggacaagatgttgagtccaaagctccaccaaagaagaacaccttccttcaactaataaactcttttatttttacTTTCCTCACTTTTATGAATTCTCCAAAGGATATATATTTTCCTCTCTACTCTCACAAGTTAAGGATTGgtaacttattttttttcttcttgtatCTAAATTGGTGGATAATAATTCATCCTTATATAATGGATGAAAAGGTATAGTAGTCACATTTTTTTTACCACAAAAACGTGAGAAACATTTGTACCAAATTTGTATCTTTGTGGCTGCTATCAATATGAAAAACATTGGCTGCTACCATGTGAAATGTATGGtcaaaggaagaagaaaaatacTTTGAATAATATTAAAATGTTCAAAAGACACTTACAATcccccactcattttaatattaatCTAAGAGAGTTTATCAGCTGAAGGTAGATTAatatgcataatgaaggtgtgctcTGCATTGAATCTCCACTTAGTAAAACAATAATCTTTACTCCAGAGCCGTAGTGGTCTCAGACTTGAACTATGACTGCTTTAGGGAAATAAAGAATTACTGCTTACACATAATAATTAAGGTGTTGACATGAGCTTAATAGCCAGCACATTACGGCCTTGTGCTATTCCAGTtttcatgagtgcttttgagaaCGAGCCCAATTCTCATAGAAAGCGGCCTATTTTCACACTCATATAGGTGAAATCTGTCAAAAGTGCTTCTGTAACTTAACACCCACTCATACGAGCTACAAAGtttcattaagagtttataaactcaacctccacaaattgttacagaataatgcacttacaccatagggagggaataaataaaatagtgcatttttctcaacaagtcatcatatgattcgttttttcccattgaacctggttataggatctctagtccccaggttgggtttcctcatatatgactcatgaatttatgggcttcaatcccatccccctcgatgggctcc carries:
- the LOC132635332 gene encoding sm-like protein LSM5; this encodes MSSNNPSQLLPSELIDRCIGSKIWVIMKGDKELVGTLRGFDVYVNMVLEDVTEYEITSEGRRITKLDQILLNGNNIAILVPGGSPPDE